In the Ochotona princeps isolate mOchPri1 chromosome 29, mOchPri1.hap1, whole genome shotgun sequence genome, TGGGACAACAGTTCCTCCACATTTCATCCCTGTACCAGGGAAAGGATCAGCACAAAGACAAACCTTGCTCATCCGTCACAGTGGCAAAGCAGACACCAGCAAACCCTCAGAGGGACCAGGTTGGAAGTCATacaccaccagcagcacccaACAATGCAAGCACCAGACAGCAAACGCTGAACTTTCCCTCAAAATCCCCACAGTACTGGATTAATTACAAAGGAACCACTCCATAGCACTGGCTTCTTGACACTGGAAAGGGTCAGAAGCATAGCGTGGCAGAACCAGAGAGCCACTGCAGTCCTGAAGACCTTTGACCCAGTAAAGCCACGCCCTGGGAACTCTGGCTAAAGAAATCGCCACCCTGAACCCAGGAGCTCTCCGTGGCACCACTGTTCCCCAACAGCAAAAGCTACAAATCCAAGCCCCTACAAGAGCTGAGCGAGCAACCGGAAATCTTACACTTAGTGTAGTATGTGGAGATAACCACAACATCACTACCAACTCTGTAAAAATGAAAAGGTAAAAAACATAAATACAAGCTGCATCCACTAGTTCTATTCAAGTTCTAGTAGTGTGGTTGCACTGTATCTTCCTTAGAGTCACTTTCAAAATGTGTGACAGGACTCGCTGCGTGTCGCTGCCTCTGACGGTGGCGCCCCATTgcagcaccagctccctgctaacttgcctgtggaagcagcaaatgaagtCTCAAGcttttgggccctgccaccccacaGGGAGACACCTGTGcagctcctgacccagccctggccactgcagcaatGTGGGTGAACCAGCAATCACCcgtcttcttttttctccctctgtaattgacttccaaattaaaaaaaaaaaacaaaacccttttcAAATATTGTAATGACAAGCAGTAAGTCATTCTGTAACTTGACAATCCAatgttgaattttctttcttctcccacaTACCCAGAAACTTACCTTAACCGATCATACACAAACAGGGCAATTCTAGAAGTTGTAACTGATAGGCAAAGAACCTAGTCACCAAAAAGCACTTCCACAAGACCATTTCCTGATGATctgaatgacagggacccaatatACTGAGCAAAAGGAGTAAAGGCTACTACGTGTACCCCAGTACAGGAACCTGGAAGCAGGAAGATGCCACACAAACCTTCCTAACTCCTGATCCCGGATCATTCTAGCTACACTGGAGCCATCTCTTTGCTGTAATCTGATTTTTACGCTTAGAATAGCCAGTGCAACCTAAACAGCTTTAGTTTTGTTAACGGAACAAGCTGAATATGTGTATCAGAATCCTTCCTAATGGAAAAACCCAGAATGCACCTTTTCCCAACAAAACTCAtgtcttaaattttttatttcccACCAGCTGCACAAGGACAAGGCAAGCGAGGTTACAGAATCCTAACCAATGCTCGCTGTCTCGGCTCTGGAGGAACCGGCAACGCGAGGGGTTAAAGTCAGAAAACACCGCCCCAACCCCACGTCCCTCCCACCACGGAAGGTGGAATTCCTCCACCACCAGTTCTGATTCATCTTCATGGATAACGTGCTGCACAGGAAAATTCTTGGGAAATGGATCGATGGAAAACGTTTCCAGAAAGGAAAAGCCCCATCTCCCCCACCACGAGGTCTGCGTGGGCAGGCGGTGGTCGACTGGCCCGGTCAACCTGGCTTGGTCAACCTGGCTTGGGACTGCACTAGGCACGGCCTCGGGGGCGCCGGGAAGCCGAGCTGCGTGCCCTTGGCGGGCGCCGGCAACACTGCCCAGGGGAAGGACACCGGCCACCATGGATTCGAGTGCACTGCACTCGCCTCTCCGCCTGCACACTAACCATTTTCTTAGGTCACCAGGACTGACAACGGCCCCAGACAGGCCTTCCCGCACCCGCACACCCTCCTGGGCCCAAGTCACTCAGCCGGGACAGCACAAACCTGGGGAAGGGGACGCAAGCGCCCGTATCTATCCTCGCTAGAGCCCCCACCGCGCCGCCCCCCAGCTGCAATTTCCCTCCCCTCTACAAACCTCACAAGTGGGGTGGGGTGCGGGAAGATCCGCAGCGCGCCCGCAGCCGGCCAGTCCGGCCGGGGTTCGGGGCGCACGCCGGGCTGGGGCCCGCGCCCCCATCCTCCCGCGGGCAGCCTCGGCACGGCAATGCGGCTCGCCGGGACAGGCCTAGCGGGGGCAGGAGAGGCCCCGGCACTCCCACCCCGGCCCGCTGCGGGCCACCGCACGGCCCCGCGACCCCTCCCCGGCGTCTGGGGCCGGCAGGCCTGCGGGGCTCCCCTGAGCGCTCGTTCCTCCGATCTCTTCCAGGCGGGCACGAGGTATTCGGTCCAGCACACCAGACAATCCCTGGCTGTCCCTATTCCAGAGCAGGGGCGACGCTGCTGTGATTCCGCCCTCCCGTCATGCTCCTGAACCACCAAGGAAGACAGGGCTCGGGAGACCGACCCTAAACCAAAAGACCCCTTCCAACGTGAACGCTCCAACTCGGGGACAGCGGGAGAGTGAAGAGGGACGTGGAAAAGGAGGTGAGGAGGACGCTGCCCAAGCATCTGCCCACCTGAGACGCAACCAGGACCTGACAATCGCGGAGAACGGCGAACCCCCGCTCCCCAAAACCACCTTCCAGGGGAAGGGGAGACTGCCCGGTCCCTCCATCTTGACCGCTTGGCGAGGGGGTGGGGATGTTGCAGGAGGCTGGCCGCGGCCTGACAATCCCACAGGAATCCCGCGGCgccctgccctcccttccccaccccccaccgccCACTCCTTTGGGCTGCGGACCCGGCGGGGCCCCACCCCCCATTGCgggccccctccccaaccccctccaCCCAGCCGGCCGGTCACGGGGCGGGCACGGCGGCGCAGGCcgcgggggagggggccgcgaGGCTCCGGGTTCTCGTTAGGCCCGGAGTCcaggcaggctggggaggggacGGGGGAGGACGGCGACACCCACCTGCCCAGGCCGGGCCGTGCGCCTCCTGCGCTCGCCGCCACCACCGAGGACGAAGGGGAAGCCGCGGCCGAGGGCGACGAGCCTGAGGAcggcggcggtggtggcggcgcgGCAGCGGTGGGCGACGCGAGaaggccgccgccgccgctgggCTTGCGGGCGCTGGCGGCCGccgactgctgctgctgctgctgcggcttcaGCGACATGGTGAGGGGCCCATACACCGGTTCGCACGCCGGGCGGGGACAGCCGGGAGCCGGGCGCGCCGAGGAGACGCCGGAGCGCGGCGGGGACGCGCGGACGCCGAGCGGGGAGGCGCGGGCTGCCGCGGCCGGGGGGACGCCGGCGCTCgcgagggggaggaggaggacgacgAAGGAGCGGGGAGGCCCGCCGACACCGAGGAGCCGCCTGGAGCCGGGCCGGGACGCGCCGCCGCCGTGGCCGTTGCTACCAAAACAGTGCGAGGCGGCGGCGGAGGGAGGCGAGCGCTGCCcggagggcggggggccggggccgggcgggggaggggcggcggaGGGATACGGGCCCCGGgccgcgccgccgccgcgcccGCCCCTCCGCGCCTGCCGCGGGAGCGAGCGCCTCCCGGGCCACCTGGCCGCGGCCGGCCGCCGAGCTCCCGGGGCGGCGGCGGGGCCCTGAGGAGCCGCGGCGGCCGAGCGCATCGTGGGGTGTGCGGGGTAGGGCGTGAAGCGGCGGGGAGGAGGCGGAGGCCGGGACCCCGACGCTCCGGGGTGGCTGTGCCCGGTGGGCGCCGAGCTGCGGGGCGGGGAATGGGGGGAACTCTTTGCCGGAAGTCGGAAGGGTCGGGACGGAAGCAGAACGTGAGGCGGCCTCGGGGCCGGGGAGGGGGACACGTGAGGAGCGGGCGCCGCGCTGCGCCGCGTTCGCGCGGGATTCTGCTGAGGAGGGCCCCGGGGTTGGGTCCGCGGCGCCCACCCGCCCTGCCGAGAGGGCGTGTCAGTGCCGGCGGCGGGGTCGCCGGGGGTGTAGGGGCAGAGGACAGGATCACTGAGGCCTGTGACCCCGCCGCGTCCCCTTAGTGTCCTCGGGACTCCTGGAAAACCTATGTTGCCTTCCTCCCCCACCGGCACCACCTGATGCAACCTAGGAAAATGGCCTGGGAGGGCCTTGGGGCGGAGACTCCGGCCTCGCTTCCGTGGCTCTGTGTGCCCCGTGCCCGGCGCACAGTAGGCCTTCAGGTGTCCCGCGGGGTCGGGGCCACCGGGGTCCACCCACATCTGCTCACCTCTCCCCCACATTTCCACCCAGGCAGCACAGCAACCAGAAAACTCTTTTGGGTCTGTGACCTTCATTTGAACTCCGTCTCCCCTCACTTGAACTTCGTTCCCATTCAGGAGCCTCAAAGGGGAAATACACGTGAATAAGGAGGGGGTCCCCCAGGAGGCGACCTCGCCAAGAAATGTGCGGACTTCAGACCTTGACCCCTGGGGAAGTTTTACTTTAACTTAGGGAGCCAGCCAGCGCGGTTGTCCGCTTTCCAAAAGTGTTGCAACTAAGAGggaagcaaatatatatatgtatatgttttatatatatatatgttttaagcAAACTGTCTAACTGGTTAAAAAGTGAAATTACTTCACCAAAATTTCCTCTCCATCTCCTGGGATCGTTCAGATACTTAAGAAAAACTTGGGagaatttaaaaatcttgggttcccaatgaaactgacCTCTTACATATTCCGTGGGAAGCCTCCTGTTTCTGTTCTGCAGACACGTAGACAACCAGCTTTATCTCCCACCTGAGGTGAACAAACGGTGCAAGGGGGAAATGTTTTCCTTTAAGCCGACAGTtgcaaaatcctttaaaaattaaccCCAAGAAAAttagaacttttttttgaaaagggaGGGGGAAAGGATTAAGTTGCATTAACAGACACACAACTGCCTTCTCCTGCGTCATGGCTTGACTGTGACACCTGGAAGCCAGGGCCCTGCTTCCCGCCGGGCGGGAAGGGAAAGGGCCATGGGTGAGAAAAGCCAGTGGGTAGTAGAGCTGAGCTCTGTTGGTTTGGGCTGGGAAAGCTCGTTTTTATATCCAGTCTActtggaaaaagaaa is a window encoding:
- the LOC131478307 gene encoding basic proline-rich protein-like, which gives rise to MKVTDPKEFSGCCAAWVEMWGRGEQMWVDPGGPDPAGHLKAYCAPGTGHTEPRKRGRSLRPKALPGHFPRLHQVVPVGEEGNIGFPGVPRTLRGRGGVTGLSDPVLCPYTPGDPAAGTDTPSRQGGWAPRTQPRGPPQQNPARTRRSAAPAPHVSPSPAPRPPHVLLPSRPFRLPAKSSPHSPPRSSAPTGHSHPGASGSRPPPPPRRFTPYPAHPTMRSAAAAPQGPAAAPGARRPAAARWPGRRSLPRQARRGGRGGGAARGPYPSAAPPPPGPGPPPSGQRSPPSAAASHCFGSNGHGGGASRPGSRRLLGVGGPPRSFVVLLLPLASAGVPPAAAARASPLGVRASPPRSGVSSARPAPGCPRPACEPVYGPLTMSLKPQQQQQQSAAASARKPSGGGGLLASPTAAAPPPPPPSSGSSPSAAASPSSSVVAASAGGARPGLGRNRNSKGPPQSTSQMPAPCPPSPAPALSFDK